The segment CGGCGCTCTGCGCGGCGTCGACCAGCAGCGGGACGTCGCCGAGCAGAGCGGCGGTCTCGGTGACCGGCTGCAGGGTGCCGACCTCGTGGTTGGCGGACTGCAGCACGGCGAGCGCGGTGTCGGGGCGCACCGCGGTGGCGAACTCCTCGGCGGACACCCGGCCGTGGCGGTCGACCGGGACGGCGGTGGCGCTGCCGCCGTCGGCCTCCCAGCGTTCGGCGGTGTGCAGCACGGCGGAGTGCTCGACGGCGGAGTGCACCAGGTGGGCGCCGCGCCGGCGGTGGCCGCGCAGGGTGCCGAGGACGCCCAACTGGAGGGCCTGGGTGCCGGATGCGGTGAAGGAGATCTCGTCGGCCCGGGTGCCGAGCACCTCGGCGACGGTCTCCCGGGCGGCGTCCAGCAGCATCCGGGCCTGCCGGGCGGACCGGTGCAGCCGGGCCGGGTCGGCCCAGCCCTCGTCGAGGGCGGCGAGCAGGGCCTGCCGGGCGACGGGGTGCGGAGGGGCGGTGGAGGCGGCGTCGAAGTAGGGCACCCGGCCACCGTAGACGACGCCCCATACGGGGTGATTCCTCCCGTCCCGTCAGCCGTCCGACGCCCCGTCACCCGCGTGTCGCAGCAAGGTCGCCCGTTCGGCCGTGAGAGGCTCGGATGTCCGCCATGACCTGCGACTCCACCCGTCGTTCAGAGGTGCTTCACCCCCCGGGGGCTGATCGGGTAGCCGGGCGGCGCGTTACCGGGGGCTGCCCGTGAGTGCCGCATAAGGATGGAGTAGCGTTTGGCCCGCATAAGCATTCAAACCGTGCCCGTGGCCGGATCACCGAGGAGACCTGACAACGGACTCCGGACGGTGGTGCGTTCCCGGGCGAGACTTCGGGAAGGCGCTACGTGAGTCCCAACGGCTCCGACCGCTCGCCGCGGCGCACGATGCGGCGGAAGCTGCCTCAGGCGCTGGCACTGGGCCTCGTCATCGCGACCGCCACCGGCTGCTCGGCCAACGACCTGCCCAGGCTTGGCCTCCCCAGTCCCGTCACGAAGGAAGGCCCGCTGGTCCTTCACATGTGGCAGGGCTCGTGGATCGCGGCTCTGGTTGTTGGTGCATTGATGTGGGGTCTGATCATCTGGAGCGTGATCTTCCACCGGCGCAGCCGCACCAAGGTGGAGGTCCCCGCTCAGACCCGGTACAACGTGCCCATCGAGGCGCTGTACACCGCGGTCCCCCTCGTCATCGTCTCGGTGCTCTTCTACTTCGTCGCCCGCGACGAGGCCACCCTGACGAAGGTTGACGCGAAGCCCCAGCACACCATCAACGTGGTGGGCTTCCAGTGGAGTTGGGCGTTCAACTACGAGAACTCCGAGATCCCGGACCCGGCGAGCACCACCGCCGCGTACGAGGTCGGCAGCACCAAGGAGCCTCCGACGCTCTACCTGCCGATCAACGAGACCGTGAAGTTCCGGCTGACCTCCAACGACGTCATCCACGACTTCTGGCCCGTCAACTTCATGATGAAGATGGACGTCGTGCCCGGTGTGGTCAACGAGTTCCAGGTCACTCCGACCGCGCTCGGCACCTACCGCGGCAAGTGCGCCGAGCTCTGCGGTGTCGACCACTCCCGGATGCTGTTCAACGTCAAGGTCGTCACGGCCGACGAGTACCAGCAGCACCTCAAGGACCTCCGCGACAAGGGCCAGGCCGGCGCGGTTCCCGCAGGCATCCTCCCCACCACGGGAAGTAGTGAAGAGAAGTGACCATCCTCAACGAGCCCGCCGCGGCCGGTGGGGGAGCCGGGGCCGTCACCTCGGGGACTCCGCGGGTGCGCAAGCCGGGCAACGCGATCATCAAGTGGCTCACCACCACCGACCACAAGACGATCGGCACGATGTACCTGGCGACCTCGTTCGCCTTCTTCCTGATCGGTGGCGTGCTCGCCCTGGTCATGCGTGCCGAGCTGGCCCGCCCGGGCACCCAGATCCTGTCGAACGAGCAGTTCAACCAGGCGTTCACCATGCATGGCACGATCATGCTGCTGATGTTCGCCACCCCGCTGTTCGCGGGCTTCGCCAACTGGATCATGCCGCTCCAGATCGGCGCCCCCGACGTCGCCTTCCCGCGACTGAACATGTTCGCCTACTGGCTGTACCTGTTCGGCTCGATCATCGCGGTGGCGGGCTTCCTGACCCCGCAGGGCGCGGCCGACTTCGGCTGGTTCGCCTACTCGCCGCTGTCCGACGCGGTCCGCTCGCCGGGCATCGGCGCCGACATGTGGATCATGGGTCTGGCCTTCTCCGGCTTCGGCACCATCCTCGGCGCGGTCAACTTCATCACCACGATCATCTGCATGCGCGCGCCCGGCATGACGATGTTCCGGATGTCGATCTTCGTCTGGAACGTCCTGCTGACCGCCGTGCTGGTCCTGCTGGCCTTCCCGGTCCTCGCGGCCGCGCTGTTCGCCCTGGAGGCGGACCGGAAGTTCGGGGCGCACGTCTTCGACCCGTCGAACGGTGGAGCGCTGCTCTGGCAGCACCTGTTCTGGTTCTTCGGCCACCCCGAGGTGTACATCATCGCGCTGCCGTTCTTCGGCATCGTCTCCGAGATCATCCCGGTCTTCAGCCGCAAGCCGATGTTCGGCTACTCCGGCCTGATCGCCGCGACCATCGCCATCGCCGGCCTCTCGGTGACGGTGTGGGCGCACCACATGTACGTGACCGGGCAGGTCCTGCTGCCCTTCTTCTCGTTCATGACCTTCCTGATCGCGGTCCCGACCGGTGTGAAGTTCTTCAACTGGGTCGGCACCATGTGGAAGGGCTCGCTGAGCTTCGAGACCCCGATGCTCTGGACGGTCGGCTTCCTGGTCACCTTCCTGTTCGGCGGCCTGACCGGCGTCCTGCTGGCCTCCCCGCCGATCGACTTCCACGTCTCGGACTCGTACTTCGTCGTCGCGCACTTCCACTACGTGGTGTTCGGCACCGTCGTCTTCGCCATGTTCGCCGGCTTCCACTTCTGGTGGCCGAAGATGACCGGCAAGATGCTGGACGAGCGCCTCGGCAAGATCACCTTCTGGACGCTGTTCATCGGCTTCCACACCACCTTCCTGGTCCAGCACTGGCTGGGCGCCGAGGGCATGCCGCGCCGGTACGCCGACTACCTGGCGAGCGACGGCTTCACCACGCTGAACACCATCTCGACCATCGGCTCGTTCCTGCTCGGCCTGTCGATCCTGCCGTTCCTCTACAACGTCTGGAAGACCGCCAAGTACGGCGAGAAGGTCGTGGTCGACGACCCGTGGGGCTACGGCCGCTCGCTGGAGTGGGCGACCTCCTGCCCGCCGCCGCGGCACAACTTCACCACCCTGCCCCGGATCCGCTCCGAGTCCCCGGCCTTCGACCTCCACCACCCGGAGATCGCCGCGCTGGACTACCTGGAGAACCACGGCGAGGCGGCCAAGCACTTCGAGGGCGTGACCCCCGCGCAGTACGACCGTCCGTCGCTGGGCAAGGGCAAGAATGAGGGTGACGCCCGATGAAGGAACAGGGAAAGATCTTCGCGGGTCTCGCCGTGTTCGTGCTGGCGATCGCCATCACCTACATGGTGTGGACCATGAAGTCGGACCACGGCCTGGAGGCCGCCGGCACCACCGCGCTGTTCCTGGCCTTCGGCCTGTGCGCCTTCATCGGCTTCTACCTGGCGTTCACCGCCAAGCGGGTGGACACCGGCGCGGGTGACAACCCCGAGGCCCAGGTCTCGGACGACGCCGGCGAGGTGGGCTTCTTCGCCCCGCACAGCTGGCAGCCGCTCTCCCTGGCGATCGGTGGCGCGCTGGCCTTCCTGGGCGTCATCTTCGGCTGGTGGCTGCTGTTCTGGTCGATCCCGATCATCCTCATCGGCCTGTTCGGCTGGGTGTTCGAGTTCTACCGCGGCGAGAACCAGAACCAGTAGGTTCCGGATCGCGCAAGCCGTACGGCGGGCCGGGTACTCCCCTCGGGGGGTGCCCGGCCCCGTCGTTTCCCCGGGAACCCCGGGGGTTGTCCCCCGACCGGGTTACCCGGAGTGCCGCTCGGGTGACGCCT is part of the Kitasatospora cineracea genome and harbors:
- the coxB gene encoding cytochrome c oxidase subunit II, which encodes MSPNGSDRSPRRTMRRKLPQALALGLVIATATGCSANDLPRLGLPSPVTKEGPLVLHMWQGSWIAALVVGALMWGLIIWSVIFHRRSRTKVEVPAQTRYNVPIEALYTAVPLVIVSVLFYFVARDEATLTKVDAKPQHTINVVGFQWSWAFNYENSEIPDPASTTAAYEVGSTKEPPTLYLPINETVKFRLTSNDVIHDFWPVNFMMKMDVVPGVVNEFQVTPTALGTYRGKCAELCGVDHSRMLFNVKVVTADEYQQHLKDLRDKGQAGAVPAGILPTTGSSEEK
- the ctaD gene encoding cytochrome c oxidase subunit I produces the protein MTILNEPAAAGGGAGAVTSGTPRVRKPGNAIIKWLTTTDHKTIGTMYLATSFAFFLIGGVLALVMRAELARPGTQILSNEQFNQAFTMHGTIMLLMFATPLFAGFANWIMPLQIGAPDVAFPRLNMFAYWLYLFGSIIAVAGFLTPQGAADFGWFAYSPLSDAVRSPGIGADMWIMGLAFSGFGTILGAVNFITTIICMRAPGMTMFRMSIFVWNVLLTAVLVLLAFPVLAAALFALEADRKFGAHVFDPSNGGALLWQHLFWFFGHPEVYIIALPFFGIVSEIIPVFSRKPMFGYSGLIAATIAIAGLSVTVWAHHMYVTGQVLLPFFSFMTFLIAVPTGVKFFNWVGTMWKGSLSFETPMLWTVGFLVTFLFGGLTGVLLASPPIDFHVSDSYFVVAHFHYVVFGTVVFAMFAGFHFWWPKMTGKMLDERLGKITFWTLFIGFHTTFLVQHWLGAEGMPRRYADYLASDGFTTLNTISTIGSFLLGLSILPFLYNVWKTAKYGEKVVVDDPWGYGRSLEWATSCPPPRHNFTTLPRIRSESPAFDLHHPEIAALDYLENHGEAAKHFEGVTPAQYDRPSLGKGKNEGDAR
- a CDS encoding cytochrome c oxidase subunit 4, coding for MKEQGKIFAGLAVFVLAIAITYMVWTMKSDHGLEAAGTTALFLAFGLCAFIGFYLAFTAKRVDTGAGDNPEAQVSDDAGEVGFFAPHSWQPLSLAIGGALAFLGVIFGWWLLFWSIPIILIGLFGWVFEFYRGENQNQ